From Streptomyces cyaneogriseus subsp. noncyanogenus, the proteins below share one genomic window:
- a CDS encoding MFS transporter has protein sequence MTPASTGASTTVGAAFAVSAPDSASPSESRMTPGGPGYRRMSLALFLAGVATFALLYSTQALLPLISGDFGVSASDASWTVAAATGGLAVFVLPMSALSERFGRRTVMTASLAVAVTVGLLVPFAPSLPALVALRAVQGAALAGLPASATAYLAEEVTPKALVTAIGLFVAGNSVGGMSGRIVTGWVAQEWGWRIAVGVVGALAVACAVAFRLLLPKPRHFRPGSLRPRVLARTVRDHLANPLLRRLYAIGALFMTVFGGVYTVIGYRLTEAPFSLPQGIVGSVFLVYLVGTVSASTAGRLVGRLGRRGALYLAGGTTAAGLLLSLAPSLPLVLLGLVLITAGFFAGHAVASSAVGKTAAHGRAQASALYQSAYYVGSSAGSTVGAVAFHAQGWAGTVAVGLLAVVGVGAITLLGSRAARRERYAVTA, from the coding sequence ATGACTCCCGCCAGTACCGGGGCGTCCACCACCGTGGGCGCCGCCTTCGCCGTCTCCGCACCCGACTCCGCCTCCCCGTCCGAGTCCCGTATGACCCCCGGTGGGCCCGGCTACCGCCGGATGAGCCTCGCCCTGTTCCTCGCGGGCGTCGCCACCTTCGCCCTGCTGTACTCCACCCAGGCCCTGCTGCCGCTGATCTCCGGCGACTTCGGCGTGAGCGCGAGCGACGCGAGCTGGACGGTGGCCGCCGCGACCGGCGGTCTGGCGGTCTTCGTGCTGCCGATGAGCGCGCTCTCGGAGCGCTTCGGGCGGCGTACGGTCATGACGGCGTCGCTGGCGGTCGCGGTGACCGTGGGGCTGCTGGTCCCCTTCGCCCCCTCGCTGCCCGCGCTGGTGGCGCTGCGGGCGGTGCAGGGCGCGGCGCTGGCCGGGCTGCCGGCCTCGGCGACGGCCTACCTCGCGGAGGAGGTGACGCCGAAGGCGCTGGTCACCGCCATCGGCCTGTTCGTGGCGGGCAACAGCGTCGGCGGGATGAGCGGGCGCATCGTCACCGGCTGGGTCGCCCAGGAGTGGGGCTGGCGGATCGCCGTCGGCGTGGTCGGGGCGCTCGCGGTGGCGTGCGCGGTGGCCTTCCGGCTGCTGCTGCCGAAGCCGCGGCACTTCCGCCCGGGTTCGCTGCGTCCGCGGGTGCTCGCCCGCACGGTCCGCGACCACCTCGCCAACCCGCTGCTGCGCCGCCTGTACGCGATCGGCGCCCTGTTCATGACGGTCTTCGGCGGCGTCTACACGGTGATCGGCTACCGCCTGACCGAGGCGCCGTTCTCCCTGCCGCAGGGCATCGTCGGCTCCGTCTTCCTCGTCTACCTGGTCGGCACGGTCTCGGCGTCGACCGCCGGCCGCCTGGTGGGCCGTCTCGGGCGGCGCGGGGCCCTGTACCTGGCGGGCGGTACGACGGCGGCCGGGCTGCTGCTCTCGCTGGCGCCGTCCCTGCCGCTGGTCCTGCTGGGCCTGGTGCTGATCACGGCGGGCTTCTTCGCGGGGCACGCGGTGGCGTCGTCGGCGGTCGGCAAGACCGCGGCCCACGGCCGCGCCCAGGCGTCGGCCCTGTACCAGTCCGCGTACTACGTCGGCTCCAGCGCGGGCAGCACGGTGGGCGCGGTGGCCTTCCACGCCCAGGGCTGGGCCGGGACGGTCGCCGTCGGGCTGCTGGCCGTGGTGGGCGTCGGTGCCATCACGCTGCTCGGGTCCCGGGCGGCGCGGCGGGAGCGGTACGCCGTGACGGCCTGA
- a CDS encoding sigma-70 family RNA polymerase sigma factor has translation MTKGTAATAELDSALERHRVELTGYCYRMLGSSFEAEDAVQDTLVRAWRSYDTFEGRSSLRSWLYRIATNVCLDMLSAGSKRARPMDLTESTPLARAALSPRPDHTWLEPVPDARVLPTVQDPAEAAVAKESVRLAFMAALQRLPPKQRAVLILREVLAWKASEVAELLGTSVASVNSALQRARATLAERADRGADAAVSDPLDEEQRKLLERYVAAFEGYDMTALTALLHEDAVMTMPPFDLWLTGPADITGFMTTLGASCADSRLVPVRANGLPGFAHYKPDPEAGGFTPWAIQVLETSDGRITGFHCFLDTRRWFPLFGLPLRLEAETGQAEQGL, from the coding sequence ATGACCAAGGGCACGGCGGCGACCGCGGAGCTGGACTCCGCGCTGGAGCGGCACCGGGTCGAGCTGACCGGTTACTGCTACCGGATGCTCGGCTCCTCCTTCGAGGCGGAGGACGCGGTGCAGGACACCCTGGTCCGCGCCTGGCGGAGCTACGACACGTTCGAGGGCCGCTCCAGCCTGCGCTCCTGGCTCTACCGCATCGCGACCAACGTCTGCCTGGACATGCTGTCCGCGGGCAGCAAGCGCGCCCGGCCCATGGACCTGACGGAGTCGACGCCGCTGGCCCGGGCCGCCCTGTCGCCCCGCCCGGACCACACCTGGCTGGAGCCGGTGCCGGACGCCCGCGTGCTGCCCACGGTCCAGGACCCGGCGGAGGCCGCGGTCGCCAAGGAGTCGGTGCGGCTGGCCTTCATGGCCGCCCTCCAGCGGCTGCCGCCCAAGCAGCGGGCGGTGCTGATCCTGCGCGAGGTGCTGGCGTGGAAGGCGAGCGAGGTCGCCGAGCTGCTGGGCACCTCGGTCGCCTCGGTCAACAGCGCCCTCCAGCGGGCCCGCGCCACGCTGGCCGAGCGGGCGGACCGCGGGGCCGACGCGGCGGTCTCCGACCCCCTGGACGAGGAGCAGCGCAAGCTCCTGGAGCGCTATGTCGCCGCCTTCGAGGGATACGACATGACGGCCCTGACGGCGCTGCTGCACGAGGACGCCGTCATGACGATGCCGCCGTTCGACCTGTGGCTGACCGGCCCCGCGGACATCACCGGCTTCATGACGACGCTCGGCGCCTCCTGCGCGGACTCCCGCCTGGTGCCCGTGCGGGCCAACGGGCTGCCGGGGTTCGCCCACTACAAGCCGGACCCGGAGGCGGGCGGTTTCACACCGTGGGCGATCCAGGTCCTGGAGACATCAGACGGCCGGATCACCGGTTTCCACTGCTTCCTCGACACCCGGCGGTGGTTCCCGCTGTTCGGGCTGCCCCTCCGTCTCGAAGCCGAGACCGGTCAGGCGGAGCAGGGCCTGTAG